GTGCGGGCCAACCGGTTAATCGCAATGGACCTCACAGACCCGCGCATCGACTTCCCGGCGCTGGCAGCCTCGATGGGCGTGCCCGCCAGGCGGGTGACGAA
This genomic window from Halalkalicoccus sp. NIPERK01 contains:
- a CDS encoding thiamine pyrophosphate-dependent enzyme, with product VRANRLIAMDLTDPRIDFPALAASMGVPARRVTKAADIAPAIEAGIASGGANLVEVVVRPG